Proteins from a single region of Aureibacter tunicatorum:
- a CDS encoding TIGR01212 family radical SAM protein (This family includes YhcC from E. coli K-12, an uncharacterized radical SAM protein.), with translation MKEQLESLQSNFAWGHDLPYNSYTRYIKEKYKARLQKVSLHAGFTCPNRDGSKGRGGCTYCNNESFTPAYSREENDVISQINQGVPFLKKRYNKNVKFLAYFQAYTNTYGPLDDLKRIYEKALSHEDISGIVVSTRPDCVDERILDYLQELSEKHLFFLEFGVESCHDKALVEINRGHDFKSSVWAIEESVKRGLHTGVHLLAGLPGLSRAEMMDEANIISELPIDSLKIHQLQIIKGTIMAHQFKNNPESLNLFEKDEYIDFVIEFLERLRPSIKVQRLVSEAPANIKLAPNWGVRMDVLQNEIIDKMRLMGKYQGSKY, from the coding sequence ATGAAAGAACAGTTGGAAAGTTTACAAAGCAATTTTGCATGGGGGCATGACTTGCCTTATAATAGCTATACAAGATATATTAAGGAAAAGTATAAAGCTAGATTGCAAAAAGTGTCTCTTCACGCCGGGTTTACTTGTCCCAATAGGGATGGTAGCAAGGGTAGAGGGGGTTGCACATATTGCAATAATGAAAGCTTTACTCCTGCTTACTCCAGAGAGGAAAATGATGTTATCTCTCAGATCAATCAGGGGGTTCCCTTCTTAAAAAAGAGATATAATAAGAATGTAAAGTTTTTGGCATATTTTCAGGCCTATACTAATACTTATGGGCCTTTGGATGATTTGAAAAGAATTTATGAGAAAGCCTTGAGTCATGAGGATATATCAGGAATCGTTGTTTCAACTCGTCCCGATTGTGTTGATGAGAGAATTTTGGATTATTTGCAGGAATTATCTGAAAAGCACCTGTTTTTTTTAGAGTTTGGAGTCGAGTCTTGCCATGACAAAGCATTGGTCGAGATTAATAGAGGTCATGATTTCAAGTCTTCGGTTTGGGCTATTGAAGAGTCTGTGAAGCGAGGACTGCATACTGGAGTCCATTTATTAGCTGGCTTGCCAGGTTTGTCAAGAGCTGAAATGATGGACGAAGCAAATATTATTTCGGAATTGCCGATTGATTCTCTGAAAATTCATCAGCTTCAAATCATCAAAGGAACAATAATGGCTCATCAGTTTAAGAACAATCCAGAAAGCTTGAACTTGTTCGAAAAAGACGAGTACATCGATTTTGTTATTGAGTTTTTGGAGCGTTTAAGGCCGTCCATTAAAGTACAGAGACTTGTAAGCGAAGCTCCTGCCAATATTAAGTTAGCTCCAAACTGGGGAGTGAGAATGGATGTTCTTCAAAACGAAATTATTGACAAGATGAGACTCATGGGGAAATATCAAGGCAGCAAGTACTAA
- a CDS encoding HNH endonuclease has protein sequence MRKIKEVWKKLKMDPSTKGKMRVKYEISNLGRIRSMRGTAEPYVLQLGKISGYFVFNMIIKITEDNKRIKQNKYLHRLIAEYFCENYTPDCVVIHLDHNKLNNDARNLACVSHKEAIAHRKTLLEPVEQKYVWNGAIDEDFDDNTLRRVTTEEEVFKTIEGFKKYEVSNKGRIRKKPSKDSIGRRGRGNNMEMKQRIHPKENFYFLDLIDDFGKRKTVYPHKEVAKAFCINVLNSERIVVVHIDGNTLNNDSTNLEWATYSEAIKLQFKQGKKNNFKVWEKRKQLYKNGFKPKEQQKLVEESANNE, from the coding sequence ATGAGAAAAATAAAAGAAGTTTGGAAAAAATTAAAAATGGATCCTTCCACTAAAGGAAAGATGCGCGTCAAATATGAGATTTCGAACCTTGGCCGTATAAGATCCATGCGAGGCACTGCTGAACCATATGTGTTACAGTTAGGCAAAATCAGCGGTTATTTTGTCTTTAATATGATCATAAAAATCACCGAAGACAACAAAAGGATCAAGCAAAACAAATATCTGCACAGGCTTATTGCAGAATATTTTTGCGAAAATTATACTCCTGACTGCGTGGTGATTCACTTAGATCATAACAAACTCAACAATGACGCTAGAAACTTGGCTTGTGTAAGCCACAAAGAAGCCATAGCCCATCGCAAAACCTTGCTTGAGCCTGTTGAGCAAAAATATGTGTGGAATGGCGCTATTGACGAAGACTTTGACGACAATACGCTAAGAAGGGTCACAACTGAAGAGGAAGTGTTCAAAACCATAGAAGGATTCAAAAAGTACGAAGTTTCGAATAAAGGCAGAATTCGAAAAAAGCCTTCCAAAGACTCCATAGGCAGAAGAGGCAGAGGAAACAATATGGAAATGAAACAAAGAATTCACCCTAAAGAGAACTTCTATTTCCTTGACCTCATAGACGACTTTGGAAAAAGAAAAACCGTTTACCCTCATAAAGAAGTTGCCAAAGCTTTTTGCATCAATGTTCTTAATTCTGAAAGAATTGTTGTAGTTCATATCGATGGAAACACATTGAACAATGACTCAACAAACCTCGAATGGGCAACCTACTCCGAAGCGATCAAATTGCAATTCAAACAAGGGAAAAAGAATAACTTTAAAGTTTGGGAAAAAAGAAAACAGCTTTATAAAAACGGTTTCAAGCCTAAAGAGCAACAAAAACTTGTGGAAGAAAGTGCTAATAATGAATAG
- a CDS encoding pyridoxal phosphate-dependent decarboxylase family protein: MEISDYADTDAVNLEYQNKTFHYRERKEYIEMFDPEEFKDNVGLVVSKLSKYLSDKSIRGINLYEPETLMKKIEAMTILENPEGTKEKLSEIVDLYIKTAIQVHSPGYMGRQFSGVYPLAGVMDFVSSVLSQPASFYEAGQLPIAIEKVMAHEFNKFIGYTGDFEFVTTTGGSLANMTALLAARNHRYPNVWDKGLDGLEGLKPAIAVSESIHYSISRAAGIIGIGENQIVKIPLNERKQICIGKVESTIIEARQRGLDVFCLVGAAGSTSVGAFDNIEELAEIAEKLDLWLHIDAAHGGSVLVSDDHRHKVKGIEKADSFVWDAHKMMFVPAMCTFLFYKKKEYAKGAFRQEASYVFDPNDNIYAMHDSASKNFECTKRPMILHFWTLWAIYGKSIFSDKLEYLFQMTQSAFWVLKDSMDFEAIHEPEANIICFRYKPQNYREDMHDFQLQIRNGIREGGKFFISKVDIDGATALRVVFMNHDINISHFNALLNEIRILGQKILNTKN; this comes from the coding sequence ATGGAAATTTCAGATTACGCGGATACTGACGCGGTAAATTTAGAGTATCAAAACAAAACATTTCATTATAGGGAACGCAAGGAGTATATTGAAATGTTTGATCCTGAGGAATTTAAGGACAATGTTGGATTGGTGGTTAGTAAGCTTAGCAAGTACCTTTCGGATAAATCAATCAGAGGAATAAATTTATATGAGCCTGAGACCTTGATGAAAAAGATCGAGGCAATGACAATTTTGGAAAACCCTGAAGGAACGAAAGAGAAGCTTTCTGAAATTGTTGATTTATATATTAAAACGGCTATTCAGGTTCATTCTCCAGGATATATGGGAAGACAATTTTCAGGAGTTTACCCTTTGGCAGGTGTAATGGATTTTGTCAGCTCTGTTTTATCTCAGCCTGCGTCATTTTACGAAGCCGGCCAATTGCCTATAGCTATTGAGAAAGTTATGGCCCATGAATTCAACAAATTTATTGGGTATACAGGAGATTTTGAATTTGTCACAACCACTGGAGGCTCATTGGCAAATATGACAGCATTGCTGGCTGCAAGAAACCATAGATATCCGAATGTGTGGGATAAAGGCTTAGATGGACTTGAAGGGCTTAAGCCAGCTATAGCTGTCAGCGAATCGATTCACTACAGTATTTCGCGAGCAGCAGGAATCATAGGTATTGGAGAAAACCAAATTGTGAAAATTCCGCTGAATGAAAGAAAACAAATTTGCATTGGCAAGGTGGAATCCACCATTATAGAAGCTAGACAAAGAGGTTTGGACGTGTTTTGTTTGGTAGGAGCCGCGGGATCGACATCTGTAGGAGCGTTTGACAATATAGAGGAATTGGCTGAGATTGCGGAGAAGCTTGATCTTTGGTTGCATATTGATGCTGCTCATGGAGGAAGCGTGCTGGTCTCCGATGATCACAGGCATAAAGTCAAGGGTATTGAAAAAGCGGATTCTTTTGTTTGGGACGCGCATAAGATGATGTTTGTGCCTGCTATGTGCACTTTTTTGTTTTACAAGAAAAAGGAATATGCCAAAGGCGCTTTTCGACAAGAGGCTAGCTATGTGTTTGATCCAAACGACAACATTTATGCAATGCATGATAGCGCAAGTAAAAACTTCGAATGCACGAAGAGGCCGATGATTCTTCATTTTTGGACGCTATGGGCAATATATGGAAAATCAATATTTTCAGACAAGTTGGAGTATTTGTTTCAAATGACTCAAAGCGCTTTTTGGGTATTGAAGGATTCTATGGATTTTGAAGCGATACATGAGCCGGAAGCTAATATTATTTGCTTTAGATACAAACCTCAAAACTATAGAGAGGATATGCATGATTTTCAACTGCAAATCAGAAACGGGATACGAGAAGGAGGCAAGTTCTTTATATCCAAAGTGGATATTGATGGAGCTACAGCGCTTAGGGTAGTGTTTATGAATCATGATATCAACATAAGTCATTTTAACGCGCTGTTGAATGAAATAAGAATTTTAGGCCAAAAGATATTGAACACAAAAAATTAA
- a CDS encoding cysteine hydrolase family protein, whose amino-acid sequence MIKEKTALLLVDLQKEHMPGGALEMLGSEYASQQAARLVAHWKDNNWPIFALGREIDNAYVPFFKKGSDGALLCEGLSETDFCKVFHRETASVVDLEDFFKLINELGIQSIVVCGMPIDSSILSFVIEANRRNYTCEVAFDACATRDLVFKNVKVDAANIQCVVLAAIESNFAKVSSVEEIMSRSDNFA is encoded by the coding sequence ATGATTAAAGAGAAAACAGCTCTATTATTAGTTGATTTGCAAAAGGAACATATGCCTGGAGGTGCGTTGGAAATGCTTGGAAGTGAATATGCTTCGCAACAAGCAGCTAGGTTGGTAGCTCATTGGAAGGATAATAATTGGCCAATTTTTGCTTTGGGAAGAGAGATAGACAATGCGTATGTTCCATTTTTTAAAAAAGGATCTGACGGCGCTCTTCTTTGCGAAGGATTGTCCGAAACAGATTTCTGCAAAGTCTTTCATAGAGAAACGGCAAGCGTTGTGGATCTGGAAGATTTTTTTAAGTTGATTAACGAGCTAGGCATACAAAGCATCGTTGTTTGTGGAATGCCTATTGACTCATCCATTCTTTCATTTGTAATTGAGGCAAATCGGCGCAATTATACATGCGAAGTTGCTTTCGACGCATGCGCGACAAGGGATTTAGTGTTTAAAAATGTCAAGGTGGATGCCGCAAATATACAATGCGTTGTTTTGGCTGCTATTGAATCTAATTTTGCCAAAGTTTCGTCGGTTGAGGAAATCATGTCTCGCTCAGACAATTTTGCATAG
- a CDS encoding GAF domain-containing protein — MKFINKIYNLGVSEEMDDQDKFKYKFSNFIAGLMVVFSFLYTILLYFKGAELYKPIILELAFLSILLLNHYNKINISRAILAGFSPVMLFWGHLGILYEDESPAVGFVILQLVCCILPWTVFNVKEYGKTILFTLWGTGLMMATFFVGGMSPMPQPEKVAFFQSPLSIVIGIFFVLLISFMLKYITYVSDNHNQSLLNEVGKQNEEIELRHEETKKYLEELEEKQGQENERQWVNDGINSIVHMLQSQQDAGELLYDQIMNNVTNYLEANQGAFYLVEENDEGGIVLNLKASYAYSRKKYIEKEVLAGEGLLGQTYFEKKTLYLTEVPENYVNITSGLGQALPRAIIIEPCLQNKKVVAVMEFASFNEIEEKKREYLKAISEIIASFINNYEMNLQTQRLLEESQNHADEMRAQEEELRQNLEEMQSLQDEMNSRMQSFEVAMKEKDEEIRRLKAS, encoded by the coding sequence ATGAAATTTATTAATAAAATATATAATCTAGGTGTGTCCGAGGAAATGGACGACCAAGACAAATTTAAGTACAAGTTTTCGAATTTTATCGCCGGCTTAATGGTGGTGTTTAGTTTCCTTTATACGATACTGCTTTATTTCAAGGGAGCTGAGCTTTATAAACCCATTATTTTAGAGTTGGCTTTTCTGTCTATACTATTATTAAATCATTACAATAAAATAAATATATCAAGGGCTATTTTAGCTGGTTTTTCTCCTGTGATGCTATTTTGGGGGCATTTGGGGATTTTATATGAAGATGAATCGCCTGCGGTTGGATTTGTGATATTGCAATTGGTTTGTTGCATATTGCCTTGGACGGTTTTTAATGTAAAGGAATATGGGAAGACAATACTTTTTACGTTATGGGGGACTGGATTGATGATGGCGACATTTTTTGTTGGAGGAATGAGTCCTATGCCGCAACCTGAAAAAGTAGCCTTTTTTCAATCGCCGCTATCCATCGTAATTGGTATTTTTTTCGTGCTGTTGATTAGTTTTATGCTTAAATACATCACGTATGTCTCCGATAATCATAATCAAAGTTTGCTCAATGAAGTGGGAAAACAGAATGAAGAGATCGAGTTGAGGCATGAGGAAACGAAAAAGTATTTGGAAGAATTAGAGGAAAAGCAAGGGCAGGAGAATGAGAGGCAATGGGTGAACGATGGGATTAACAGTATCGTGCATATGCTTCAATCGCAGCAAGATGCAGGAGAGCTTCTTTATGACCAAATCATGAATAATGTTACCAATTATTTGGAAGCGAATCAAGGCGCGTTTTATTTGGTAGAGGAGAATGATGAAGGAGGAATAGTATTGAACTTGAAAGCTTCATATGCTTATAGTCGAAAGAAATATATAGAGAAAGAGGTGTTGGCGGGAGAAGGTTTGCTAGGCCAGACATATTTTGAAAAGAAGACGCTTTATTTGACAGAGGTGCCTGAAAATTACGTCAATATCACTTCAGGGTTGGGGCAGGCTTTGCCTAGAGCGATCATCATTGAGCCTTGTTTGCAAAATAAAAAAGTGGTGGCGGTCATGGAGTTCGCTTCATTTAACGAGATTGAAGAGAAGAAAAGAGAATACCTTAAGGCAATATCAGAAATCATCGCTTCATTCATTAATAATTATGAAATGAACTTGCAGACTCAAAGACTTTTGGAAGAAAGCCAGAATCATGCTGATGAGATGCGAGCCCAAGAAGAGGAGTTGAGGCAAAACTTGGAGGAAATGCAAAGTCTTCAGGATGAGATGAATAGTCGCATGCAGTCGTTTGAAGTGGCTATGAAAGAAAAAGATGAAGAAATCAGAAGACTGAAAGCGTCTTAA